The genomic DNA aatatattatattatttgtagaattaaaaatactatCATTTTCtccctttaaaaaaaaaaaaatagaacgTTTAGCCGaaattgaatttttaaaaagaaaaaattttgaaagagataacgaaaaaaatgtgtataaatacatttctCAAAATATTAGTAAAGAACAACGGGAGCAtatggaatatatattaagaacAAATAAGCACGACAGAGATTTTGATGATACaaatttgaaatttttattttatttaaattataataagtaTCAATGCGATAATGATACGTATGATTATGGCgcaaatttaaaagaagaatCTAACGATAAATGGGAGGAAGAAACAACATCACAGAATGAGagagatgaaaaaaaagaaaaaacgcAAAGGGGAATAATCCTTTCATCGGacgatattaataattatgtaaagGAGAAACAGGATATCAAATTCAATTTAAAGGAtgatacatatttttctcatattttttttcacttatCTTCAATACAAGTTtggccaaaaaaaaaaaaaaatccccCCATTCGATCGCCATTTATGTCCTCTATTTTTCGTTCGCTCGTTAGCGGTTTTGTCGTGTATCGTCTCACCGCATCAAgtcttcttttattataattattttgttattattattttgttattatattattttattattttatattgtttcatttcgttttgctatagtttattttaatttttttttttttatctactGCACAGTTCAGCAAGGAAGAAGAGCGCATAATGAAAGAGTCTCTTGAAGCCTTAGCATTTTACAAAAGCATTTTACAAAGACTTGACGTTAATGACGTGGCTGATTTGTTCTACTTTTTAACGGTGTTTCAAGTTATTCaggtatataaaaatagtaagcgaaataaaacaaatgcaAATGATAGCAAGAAATGAAAGAAGAATACGAAGaagaggaaaagaaaaaaagcaaaaaaaaaaaaaagcaaaaaaaaaaaaaaaaaaaaaaaaaaaaaaaaaaaaaaaaaaaaaaaaaaaaaaaaaaaaaaaaaaaaaaaaaaaaaaaaaaaaaaaaaaaaaaaaaaaaaaaaaaagaaataaatagcTAGCCAAAATGCtaccatatttttaaaataataaaaaaaaaaaaaaaaaaaattccttcTGCACACAGGGTTATCAAGAaggaacaataaaaaaaaatgaatacgGTTATTATGAAGttatgaagaaaaaggatAATGAGGAATTGTATAAACTACTGTCCAATATTTTAAtcaagaaaattattaacatacGAGAAGAAAATttgtacaaaataattttatcttgTGCAAACACTGCTTACTCGGTAAGGAAATAAATGAAcgaaaatatgaacaaataacagggcaaaaaaaaaaaaaaaaaaaaaaaatgaccgtatagaaaaaaaaccaactgaagaaataaaaaaaaatgaactatAACTGCTGAACATAcaaatgaattaatatacgaatgaacataaaattgcgcttagatatatatatagtatgaataatattttttcacacctttctttttttttttttttttttttttccttcaggATGTCTATTTGAatcactttttaaaaaattttaataggCACATAAAATTCAGCAAAATGAGAAAATTTATGAACTGTTAATAACTTCAGAACTTATTAGAGCTATCCGTTTTGACTGCATGAAATGTTGAGCTGAacactttttatttacatgaaCAATATTAGTTTTTGAATAATTCCATTTGGAAAAAATGTGAATTTCCCCAATCATCTGCGTCATGGACATCCCTGAAAAGGAggtaaatagaaaaatttgggaaaaaaaaaatattatatatatatatatatatatatatatatatacattacatacatatgaatatgtatgagtgtataaataaatatatatgtatatacaaatggAAAGACAATTAACGCACGCACAGCAAGAAAAAGCACTGTACGTGAAAATTGCCACTCCCTTTTGAATACGataaactaaaaattaatgagCTGTTAAATAATGCTACTGTACGAGCGATAtgtaaaaatgcaaaatgaaACATGTGTAAAGTCATGCATGTACTAATTTTACAAaacatgttttaaaaaaaaaaaaaaaaaaaaaaatgaacgatACCCTTATCATTAAATTCTATGGTTCCAGACAGATTCGCGTGGGATTCCCcttcaataaaattttgcaaGAAAacgcatatatgtacgttcGTGTACATACGCACATTTAAACACATAaacacttatatatatgtacatgaatttaaatatatttatgtatgggAAAAACATAACTGTAGCACTATTCCCCCTTAAAAATGTACtgctttttaattatatctgCTACTAATTTGTGCATAATATTCCCTATAATTTTATCGCCCTTACTTGTTAAATCATCCAGCATCcattttacttcttttttgctTTCAAATTTGACCTTCCCCTAATTAAAACAGAACGAtgtatggaaaaaaaaagaaggaacatttttttttagtttgacatgtatttaattttttttattgcttgTTCATGTTCGTTCACGTTCATTCaggtattttcttttttcttttttcttttttttcttttttttctttttttttatgttttcccAATGTTTTCTATATTCCTCTTTGTTGTAACTTTATTACCAAGTCCCATTTCAAATTATGATGGACAATCTCACTGAGGAATGGTAGtcttaaaaacaaatattcgTTTgactttttttcaatttttatgcAAGGTATTTCATCACTCCATTTTAGTGTTACATTTATTTCTACttgtttttcattaattcttttaaatttataaaatcctaaaaagaattaaaaaaaaaaaaaaaaaaaaaaaaaagagttttATGTGCAATTAATATgttattccatttttaataatttgcCTTCTtccttcatatttttatagcgCTACCAATAAATGGACAAgtcatatttttgtaaaaataggTCAATATTCTGCTACTCGCATATTTGCTTGAAAGTTGAATGTTCACAGTTTTATGCCTAtgttgtatgtatgtgtgtttaTACGTGTGTTcacatgtacatgtgcatgtacatacatttgTGCAAATGATCGCCACTATGTGACCCTTCATTGCAGAAGGTGAGAAAACTTCACACGAACATGAAGGgtaatcatatatttatgcaaacAATGCACACTACATATTAGCATTTCGTTTATTCGTTTAATCGTTTATTCGTTTAATCGTTTATTCGTTTAATcttttattcgtttattattatttttttttaacgtaTAACCTTTTTCTCATATTAACAAAATCTGCAACATATACATCACAACATTCGCTGTCCAACTCGATTGTCATATCTAGGTCTACATATTTATCGTCGTcgcattttaatattatatcacCCTGGAAAGGTTGATTTAATGGCGTGCGTACGTGTATCATCATGCGtgtttgtataaataaataattatatatgtgtatatatgtatatatatttttttttatttatacgtatatacatatttatttatttatatttatatgtacacaaaTGAGTAGACAGAGCAccaattttttctctttcaaaCCTTTATTTCAGCACATTGATTTTGGTACTCCGTTATGAAGCAAGTCAGCTCTTCTTTAATGAGTAGGTGCAGTCGGTTGTCCTTGTTCTTCCTGagaaagatttttttttttttaaattgaaaaatgaaaaatgaaaaatgaaaattaaaaaatgtataatgaaaattaaaaaatgtataatgaaaattaaaaaatgtataatgaaaattaaaaaatgtataatgaaaattaaaaaatgtataatgaaaattaaaaaatgtataatgaaaattaaaaattgaaaaatgcAACGCGTGAATTGCCAATTGCGAATTTGTAACATTTATGAACGGCTTTCATTttgattaaaattattactcGTGCAGGTAAACCGGTACATAGGTTTGAATATTCTGCTTgctaatttttatgttctcATTTTggtcatatttattaattatgggtatttttttatttttttcaaaaaatatagaataattgtaaaagaataaaagataaaaagggtaataataatttttggaaaattgtaaagtatttaatttttttatatgttttagtataataaaaaaccttaacagtaaattaaaaaaattacattttacCTTACTGTTCATAAAggtatcatttttataaactaCAAATGGAGGTTTActattaacatataatatatcgtTGTGTTTTTTCCTTGTTGTATAACTTAAATTTCCCTTTTTCACTGGATGTTCACCTGAGCAGCATTCACTGTATTCATTGTTCTCACCAGGTTCATTACACGAGCCAAGTTCGACATGTTCCTCATCCTCCTCATTCAGGCCAACAAAATTACTTCCAAAATCAGccgatttattttttcccataatagtattatctttatttattaaaaacaaaaaattataaaaaatgaaaaaattactcTCCAAAATATCTCCACATTTGTACATGtctttctttatataattcaagAAAGAACAATTCTCTTTATTAAGTCTTCCATAGGGAATaacacatattatatatgagtCCAGACAGTTTGTAAATTTCTgtaattctattttattatataatgtattataacttgttgtagtagtaataatactATGGTTATATCTACCAATATTTGTTtcaacaaaatttaaaaaatcattcatgaaattgtaataaagtaattttgttgtattattttctataatagtaatatcTTCTGTACAATTTAAATCATCAATTATGAGAAGAGTTACTAATATAaacttttctctttttactaacaaaaaaggatgaactattttattctttaccCTTATATTGTAGCAACTTATCGTCCTATTTAACTCAAGAAAAGTTTCATGTGCACCCACATCTTCAttccttttattaattatctGATTCTTAATAATCGTTTCGACGTTTTTCATGTTGAgtacatttacataattcGAATCCTGTGAAGAAGTTCAaagaggggaaaaaaaataaaataaattaaaataaaataaaataaaatataaaattaagattATACATTGAAAGAGAGAGAGGAAAAGGAAGTCACAAAACGTGAAAACATTAATACGGCTAAAAATGCTTGGCCCGTTTAAAGTGCTGCACACAACTGAACTGTTACACAGATCAAACGAGCGAAACAGATTGGAAACGATTATAATAAGACAAAAATGGCACAGTGCATGTTTATTTCTCCCTGaacatattcattttaaagcaatcttaaaattaattttttaaattatcctTACTTGTACATTTTTGGCGCATATTTCcacattaataaaatgtttttggTATACCAAATCGTAATTAAAGTCCGTTGATTTGAACAAAAACAGTGCTCTAATTCCGTGCATTATGCTTATCAAAAATGTACCTTTTAAACTTAGTATGATATGGTATAGTATGGTATAATACGATATAGTATAGTATAatgtgatatattttttttttttttattttttattaaaacaagGCTTTTGTCAAGCTAGGGTAgcaaattaaaagaaattagtaacttaaaaagtaaaaaaaaaagaaaaaaaatatgataaatgaTGCCTTTAAAAAGGCTAACATAAAAAGTTATGCAAATGCACAGATAAACATGTACGCAAACAGGCATACACACGAACgcacacatatgtatgtatatatatatatatatatatacatatacctgCATAGGGCTGTGTTCGCgctttttttgaaaaaatgaaggtacataaataaaaataatcaaaCTAATCTGTGCTCTAaatcaatataaaaaagtaaggAGTGAAAATATAATGGAGGTAATTAAAAGAGAGGTAAATCAAAggaaagaaattaaaataaaaaattttaaaaaatagaaacaaaaaataaatgagtgATTGGCGTATGAATGGTAAATGAATGGCGAACAAATGGCGAACAAATGGAGAACAAATAACAGCCAAATGGAGAACAAATAACAGCCAAATGGCAGACGAACGtggagtaaaaaaaatacgtttTAAAaagctataaaaaaaaaaaaaaaaaaaaaaattcacgAATCAGAATTGAAAGTAGCCACGGAAAATTaagggcaaaaaaaaatgtgtctTCTTAAATCAGACATTAAACGTTGGAATATACATGCATGAACATGTGCATACGTCATACACACATGCATATGAACATGTGCATACGTCATACACACATGCATATGAACATGTGCATACGTCATACACACATGCATATGAACATGCACATAagtgtacacatatacatatatatatatatatgccttTACGCATGCCTGTATTGCGTATCACGAAAGTAAAGGCAAAATGTTGGCACATAAATCAAAGACGCCGGTTTTTGAATTAAAAGGATCGTACAGGAGTGTATTCAAAAAGTGTACAACTGGcctcttattttttaaaatcataattcaaaaataacAAGTTGAGAAGCCCCCTCATCATTCATCAAATATGGACATAATTACAACGAACGGCGGATTAGAAAACAAGTACTAATATGGGCTCGCATAACGTATATCATTAACACTGTTGTttgttatatgttatatcTTACATATTACATGTTATATGTTACATGTTATCTGTTACATGCTATCTGTTACATGCTATCTGTTACATGCTATCTGTTACATGGTGTATGTTACATGGTGTATGTTACATGGTGTATGTTATTTGTTATCTTTcattttctcttcttttttttttttttttttttttttttttttttttcgtgttACCCCTTCCTTACTGCtagttaaaaaagaaatttaaaaagggaaataaaGATCTTTTACGTGATATTTGTTCTGAGTCGTTCCTCGTCACTCCTTCGTTGCACTCTGTGTTATATTCGTAACCATTGTTGTTAATATCGatcaatatatattcctttgttttgttttcttcTGTTTTGTTATCctgatataatatatgatcatggtcataatttattaagtTATTGAATTCAAGAGTATAAACTGTagttcttttctttctttcttttatttgcTCTTGTATGCTATtcatataacattttttacatatacacattttttttccataagtATTATTGGTGAATTTATTATTCGTATTTTGTCTAAAACTTTTCATTATCTCATTACTCATGTGATTTAACTTATTCTTACCCTTTGATGTTGTTACATGTAATTTGGATGACGTAGGGACAGTACTTACGAGCAcgtattcatttttattgtgtattattttactaaCTTTATACTTGTTGTTATTctctttataaaaatttaattttttttttgaactatttttttcattaagtTTCAATGATAacatatcattattttttctcttcatcTGTGAATAGTACTTATCATTCTTCGAACGTCCTGTGTTATTATTCTTTAGTAACTTATCTTCATGTAATAATTCACCCTTGTTAGAAAACTCAAAAAATTTGGcgtattcatttaaatatattaatttttccattttgcaAAAGATCGGGAGGGGTGGGGGACAGGATGATACACACAAAAGTATCGTACGACTAAACGAGTAAATGGAGCAGCTATAGTAAAGCcggtggaaaaaaaaaaaaaaaataataataaaatgtaacaaAGTATAATGTAACAAAGTATAATGTAACAAAGTATAATGTAACAAAGTATAATGTAACAAAGTATAATGTAACaaagtataatataataaaataaaatgaagcacagaaaaatgtaatacagtaaaatattatattatataatataatgtaataaaaaaaataatgttatcCATTAAAAAACAATGTTATGTAATGTAGGAAGGAACACAATATAATACAATCAGAATAATAACATACTGGATATAGACAACATAACGAAAGCGGATGAAgtcattaaaataattgtaaaaaaattaaaaaactgTTTTGCTGTTAAAAGGGAATTCGACTTAAGaaagtttaatatatataccataattattaaaatgctACTCTGTTTATAACATGCTCATATGTGAAAAGGAggtaagtatacatatatacatttgtgtGTGTGTTTGTGTGTACGTATTTTAATGAGAAAAAGTTCGCCAacaatttttgaataaaaagaTTTAAGCACGTTATATTCATGATGTAaaatgatgaagaaaaaaaaaaaaaaaaaaaagaaaaaaaagctagTTGTAAAAATACAGTTATAGGTAGCCAAATTGAACTGCATGATGCATTATGACCTGCACAAATTATTAACATGtcaggggaaaaaaaaaagaaaaaaaaagaagaattaccaaaataattttatagcTGTAAAAGAACTTCaaatgttataattaatagGTTGTTATACTCTAAATGGATTACTTCtacaatatacatttatgcacTAAAATGAAGTTCCATTATAAgggagagaaaaaaaaaaaaaaaaaaaaaaagtaaccCCCCTTTAAATCGCAATAAAAATCAGCTAATTAAATGTTCCGAATGTAGACATGACTTGTGCATgcgaaaaaattattttttgaaacattcgcaaaaaataaaatgaaataaaatgaaataaaataaaataatggatTAGAATCGAGTGTGTCACTGGAAAATATACACTTGTGAGATCCTATTTAACTCTTGCAGTAACCTCAATCCgtacattatttataaggatgcaaaacgaaaaaaagaaacaataaataaataaacggATAAATAGGTGCATCAATAAATAAACGGATAAATAGGTGTATCAATAAATAAACGGATAAATAGGTGTATCAATAAATAAACGGATAAATAGGTGTATCAATAAATAAACGGATAAATAGGTGCATCAATAAATAAACGggtataaatatgcataaataaatacaaaggTAAATACACTAACAAATTCCTACTACGTGTACGGtttggcaaaaaaaaaaaaaaaaggaagcgCATCATTATGTGTTTTGTGTACTCTAGAGCAGCAATAATGGGAATACTTTTTAAGTTGGATGGAACCAACGTAACTATAAAATTCGAATTAATTCCTTTACTTCTACATAATTTCAAACTTAAATTTTActcttatattttcatacccataaatgtatacatgttttttttttttttttttttcatttttgcttATAACCCTATTATGaacaagaaaataaaataacatgaaATATTAAAGGTAGTCTAATAGGTATTGTTTAAATATGTAAgaaataccaaaaaaaaaaaaaaaatgaacgtaTTAGTAACTCCATGTTAAATCGTACTTTTTCCAAAATTTCTTCTTTCGCGACATggaattaattaaaagaatggGGAAGAGGagtaaacataaaatattaataaaaaaaaagtataaaaaaaaaaaatataaaaaaaaaaaaaatcaatggGTTGAAATAATTGGCTATGTAACAATgtgtacaatatatattgtgtAAAGAATCGACGTGCAAATGCTGGttataaaatgttaaaaaaagttatttttaaatttgtttttatttttatgttcgTTCCGTTATTCCGTTTTTGcttctttccttttcttttaagATAAATACCTAGCGCCTTTTATCCGGGTTAACTTTTTTTGTGACATGTTCAGAATTTCTCAGAGTACTAAATAAAGTAAtggaaattatataaaatgaaaaaagtgctctcaaaatgttttaatattttcgcATGAACATGTCACCAGAGTATTCacgtacgtacataaatGATAAGAATATGTGTGGATAtgtataattgtatatatacaaatggatatatacaaatggatatatacaaatggatatatacaaatggatatgtataattgtatatatacaaatggatatatacaaatgaatatatacaaatgaatatatatatatgtgaatattCCCGCTTGtgtactttttctttattttatgagAAAACGCAAAACAACATGACaattttaagaaaacaaTTGTGTACTTGTTATGTGACGTAACAGTAATGTTTGATAAGTAACATTACAAATATGCCCTTtgaaaatatagtaaatttTACGTGTgcaaatgaaattataacaGACAAATTAGAGAtgcaaaaaaagaataataaaaaaaaataagaacaaaaaggACGAAAAAGAAACAGTATGCTTAGCGTGGGCTCGTAAATTTTGCAGGTACATAATTCTTTACAGAGTCATAAAAATAGTTGAGATCTGCCAAAAAAacttattacttttttttttttttttttttttaaagacaacatcatatataattagtCCACATGTAAAGGCGAGTATGGAAGACTATAAATGCACCAGTTGCTTtgaggatatatatataaatagtgACAAGGAGTTGTTTTATTTcgatatatgtaaacataaaatatgtgGTGAATGCTTAGAGAATCATTTAAATAAGCATAATAAGCAACACTGTCCTCGTTGCAAAGTGTCAATAACCAAAAAGAATGTTGTTCCTTTTGATATAGAAGAACGAATATACtcaaatcaaaaaaatatacgatCCAAATTGatggaaatatttaataaaagaagacataattttgaaaatacacctttatataataattatttagaaaaaattgaagatattatatatatgttaactAACGAATGTGATgagaaaaaacgaaaaattattgagtcatatataaaaaagtatgaaaaggaaaacatCAAATTgatagaagaaaataatgctcttatatatgaaaatgaaaaaaaaaaaatccatgATATAGTAAAAGAAGAAGggaatttatatgaaataattaaacatagacctataataaataaatcaaaCAATGAGACTTATGTTCATTCATTAATTAAAGAAAACCCTAAGCTATTTGATGAAATAAAGGTAACCAATATATCCGAATCACAACCACAACCATTAAATGCatctattaaaaatgatacaGATATACCTGTGCGAAAATTTACTTCTGAAGAGGACTTAAAAAAGTCCGACTACGCTGGGGGGTATAACCCCTCTATCGTCTTTAAAAGGTGTGACACAGAATTTAACTCCACCATATACTTCAACATATAACCGCGAGCTAATTCGTTGTACATTCTTTGGCAAGCGTTTGTCTACATGCGCAtacacacgtacatatacgcTTGCACCTATTCGCTTGTTTGGTTTATTGCCCTTTCCCCcccttaaaaattttacattttcatgTGTATTACCAATGTGCttatatcttcatttttgtGAGAAGAGTA from Plasmodium brasilianum strain Bolivian I chromosome 10, whole genome shotgun sequence includes the following:
- a CDS encoding hypothetical protein (conserved Plasmodium protein) — its product is MHGIRALFLFKSTDFNYDLVYQKHFINVEICAKNVQDSNYVNVLNMKNVETIIKNQIINKRNEDVGAHETFLELNRTISCYNIRVKNKIVHPFLLVKREKFILVTLLIIDDLNCTEDITIIENNTTKLLYYNFMNDFLNFVETNIGRYNHSIITTTTSYNTLYNKIELQKFTNCLDSYIICVIPYGRLNKENCSFLNYIKKDMYKCGDILESNFFIFYNFLFLINKDNTIMGKNKSADFGSNFVGLNEEDEEHVELGSCNEPGENNEYSECCSGEHPVKKGNLSYTTRKKHNDILYVNSKPPFVVYKNDTFMNSKVKCNFFNLLLRFFIILKHIKKLNTLQFSKNYYYPFYLLFFYNYSIFFEKNKKIPIINKYDQNENIKISKQNIQTYVPVYLHEKNKDNRLHLLIKEELTCFITEYQNQCAEIKGDIILKCDDDKYVDLDMTIELDSECCDVYVADFVNMRKRHKTVNIQLSSKYASSRILTYFYKNMTCPFIGFYKFKRINEKQVEINVTLKWSDEIPCIKIEKKSNEYLFLRLPFLSEIVHHNLKWDLGKVKFESKKEVKWMLDDLTRESHANLSGTIEFNDKGMSMTQMIGEIHIFSKWNYSKTNIVHVNKKCSAQHFMQSKRIALISSEVINSS
- a CDS encoding hypothetical protein (conserved Plasmodium protein); this encodes MEKLIYLNEYAKFFEFSNKGELLHEDKLLKNNNTGRSKNDKYYSQMKRKNNDMLSLKLNEKNSSKKKLNFYKENNNKYKVSKIIHNKNEYVLVSTVPTSSKLHVTTSKGKNKLNHMSNEIMKSFRQNTNNKFTNNTYGKKMCICKKCYMNSIQEQIKERKKRTTVYTLEFNNLINYDHDHILYQDNKTEENKTKEYILIDINNNGYEYNTECNEGVTRNDSEQISRKRSLFPFLNFFFN
- a CDS encoding CDK-activating kinase assembly factor MAT1 encodes the protein MEDYKCTSCFEDIYINSDKELFYFDICKHKICGECLENHLNKHNKQHCPRCKVSITKKNVVPFDIEERIYSNQKNIRSKLMEIFNKRRHNFENTPLYNNYLEKIEDIIYMLTNECDEKKRKIIESYIKKYEKENIKLIEENNALIYENEKKKIHDIVKEEGNLYEIIKHRPIINKSNNETYVHSLIKENPKLFDEIKVTNISESQPQPLNASIKNDTDIPVRKFTSEEDLKKSDYAGGYNPSIVFKRCDTEFNSTIYFNI